The segment CCCTCGGAAGGAGTTTCCTACTGAGGTAGAGAACTGGATGTTCCTCTTcccaaccatctgtgatagaacggcccctaaccctacttccgatgcatccgtctgcaggataaattccttggtaaaatctggggctatcagtacggggttactgcagagggcagtctgtaggtctgtgaacgctctctctgctccgtcagaccatctcaccagatcaggtccgtgggctttcagtaggtctgtcagggggcttgcccttgtggcaaagtgggggctaaatcgtcggtaataccccaccacacctaggaatgcccggacttgtttcttgcgatgtggtcggggccaattttggatggcctctaacttgttcagttggggttttaccaaaccttttcccacaatgtagccaagatatttggcctccgtaaaccctacagcacacttagcagggttagctgtaaggccagctcgcctgaaggtattgagcactgcctccaccttcgaggtgggtttcccagtctggggtatgaatgaccacatcgtccaggtaggcagcagcataatgattatgggggtgtagtagcttatccatgaggcgctgaaaggtagctggggtcccatgtagtccaaaagggaggacagtgcggctttagcctgttctggtttgacacatacacacacaccccgccccaacccgccccgccccacaaaaagctgccattttgcaactgtcatgggccggcagcagctataatcaaacttgggacctctggagcttcacacgggagcctctgctgtagggttctcaacctatttcccattgggggctgcatatgccgcgctctgcgttatgtgggctgtgcctacacaagatgtaataccagggtcgtgatagatatacctgggcgggggggcggggggtgaatgagccggtttctgtccaagagtctggattgctctgggctgctgatcccggcaaggtcattgtgaatccctgcgctgagtgctgaaggtggcctgggaaaagcatgtgtggggcgggggaggggtgtctatgttaatcccggctgaaataaatggccatgcccttgctagggcagcgcttacagtgcacccctcagcgacccggctccattttgaactctttttggccaggactgtggcccctggcgactctgcccactttaagcctggcctgagctgggcccacagaacagctgcagtgtcagcagcgtgtccccctctgggctgctgggctgcagtgcagggggcagcatgcctggcgtggggcacacagcagctctgtgccctgggtcCCTCTCACCTGgcgctcatctgaggggggcagagccctgccggaggctgcccagctgctgtctctgtgtgggtgagcgggcactgctctccggctggtggtagtgactgtggacggagggagctgggacagagggggttgctccgagcagcactccccttgcagcggtgcagcgcggggagagaggaggcagctccttccccaccacagggagcgctccagccggccctgacccgcccgggacccgggagccaggccatcggagccgcaatctttgaatggtttttaccatgcagctgggtcccagctgtgtgctaatcgggccggctgcagagatggagacagtggccgggccgggggagaggtgaatggtgggcttcaccccatCTCCAGAGacttgcccgccccccccccctccccccccgccatgctgagcccctttgaacatccagccatgtcctgcggtgcctacctgggagctgagctcttctgaaaatctggcccagtagttgagccctctgaaaactctggccttagcatctaagggtaacattttcaagagtggctaagtcacttaagtgcctaaatcccagtgagttctagtgggatttaggcacttgtgaaactctctcctggtctcatgtccagcggtttctgtcccctgcagggttccagtccagctctctcctgcttctgtctgcgctgtccatgatggcgctcctttgcgtagcccccgtgcagggcaacggggccctggcccacaagaaggtcgagaggggtgagtagagaacccgtcggagagcttctatcatctgccatatccgagatcagggcatcgtgggcctgattctgctcctctcccccatgccggggtcacccctagatccacttatccactgaatgcaccttcccgcccccccgccagcgctgggccccaaggaacgctgagttctccgaagggatcgcaaggccAGCCTGCGCTAGTGaccccactactcccattcgcaggcctccagcgcctgggaatgggccagccggggtgggggaggtgctgctcgactggctgtttgctttccacagcttcgttatccctttctccggtaacggctgccaagcccccggcagtgactgaagagcgctggtgccaaccacagggcagcgtgtgggaaccaggcaccccccccaaattagctgggagttctacccttccatctcaccaactcctatactagggctagccccggctaacagctggggatctctcgctcattcctagaagccttgcccccagagtccaggcagcagggagagccagtttctccttgtcaggggttttcattcccttctccccacacctccagcagctctgggagctgctcaggggcttgcccaggcaggccaggggccgaaccagcttcagaggtggccctgagcccctgcccccgcagagctcagcagctcctccccctcggctcagctatgggggtggggcacacagggggattgtctggggggtaggggagctgggggggctcaggctcgagggatgaccctggggaggggaggagcagtataaccacagtgctttcattctaccaggatagttcgggacaatttccaccccaaagacaagcccctcgataggatgtctggaattttcaaaggcaccacagggagttgggtgcccaaatcccactgaattccaatcacagtcgggtgtcaaactcccttaggctctttgaaaactcccatttaaattgtcactgatgggtttcataattgacattcgctgagatggatctggcagcgtctcccccaccctcgccaaatgatttcttcagcagtacagactcaggaaggatacagagccttggtttacacttgattcatctcttcaaggtttcttcaaaaccagcagagcaagaaactattcttattttattggtaaaatgaaagtgtaagatctggagccggattctgtggccaggaatggccggggcggattctgtggctgtagtattgtgaaatacacaggacctgcctctaaaaacccagcctccagttaccccaggctgatttgattgagctagctagcgggcgctctctctctctccctccctcccctccccccccgcccccttaacctgatgttcgtggcatttcagggttccccaaagactgcagcaacatccccagggacagccccagcggggtccatgtcatccagccggcaggctctcccccctcgagtggtgtggtgtgacatggacaccgaaggcaaaggctggacccttgtgcagagaaattcttacaacacagagatcacctggaaggagtcctggagcacctacaagtacggctttgggaacgtgcagcaggattactggctgggcaacgagtacctgtccctgctcacgcggcagaacatctacaaggtccgctttgtggtggaggacaaatccaacagcacccgctacgcagagtacgacatcttcagtgtcgaggatgagcccagcgggtaccTGCTCAGGTTGGGaaggtactctggggacggcgaggactatctcaccacctaccactccggcctggggggcatacacgacaacatgaagttcagcacgactgacaaggatcaggaccaggccagtgggaattgcgcaagtagctatggaggctggtggtacgacaagtgtcagaacatcctgctcaatgggaaaggctacatctactgggcagggttctgtaagagtggggagtgcaggtcttccctcatcctggttaagccaacagacgtgtgctgggtccggcaggaggagcccatcctccttgggagccggcgccgctgagaaggggagacaatattagatcagacacggcgcgccagcccccacctaatcagtgcagtccctgcaatgcctctactctgctcactcccttcctgttggcttctgcatggtaaatcccctggaatgcgttcgaatgacacgaaaagcgtgattggtgtgtataactggacccccgcTTCTACTCTGCCTctctggaagccatgtcactcactacgactttagacccacatttacctctgcttctcccagccctgccactgcccctcggcattagtgatcaatgaatcatgacactggatttctagcaactgtcattgagcatttaaatgggggatgactcaaagccaggactttacatctgaattctgcatgtattagcagtggtgagtttgggttcaaaaacctgccctctgtttttaataaatatggttattacatgagaaaacattgcaacagtaattaggtgctgataaaccactgagattagatagacgtgcaacgaaaccacacaataaagatattggtgtccctcttcaacccaaggggctagtcaaagtttggggccctggggatgttccagtggggagcagaaattggcaatggagtctggtaattgtttgatgtcttgtttattgacaaggaacatacagagtcctgcttctccaaacacagcaggaaccaacagcagggattagcctccctgctctcagctccaagcctctttagccagcacaaagaagaacaggaggacttgtggcaccttagagactaacaaatttattagagcataagctttcgtggactacagcccacttcttcggatgcatataatatgcatccgaagaagtgggctgtagtccacgaaagcttatgctctaataaatttgttagtctctaaggtgccacaagtcctcctgttcttctttttgcggatacagactaacacggctgctactctgaaactttagccagcacctggcccaaaagctctctatgctcctcccaagatcacaccatgctcacaggctctgctcggctttcctgctctgcctccgtgtcctggctgcactgcccggcttgtCTCGGTCTGTAGTaggtccggggtggggctcgtcccttcccggttcgccaatacagccccgctacaaagcgaataacagttagggccccgacctttgggtaggggctaagcacacaattgacagtttagggctcaggcccctatgcagggactgagcacacaattagcagttcagagctcaggcccctatgcagggactgagcacacaattagcagttcagagctcaggcccctatgcagggactgagcacacaattaacagctccggccctgggtcagggcggggcaacacaccaatagtcagtcagtggcccaggccttgtagcaggggctgggtcagtttgggttagcccaggccctaggtcagggcggggcagccaacaaatagtctgtcaggggcccaggcccctttgacaaggaggaggaggagagactgccacccagcacggggtggcagggggggaacacaggcccacccactccactgtgttccagcccggggccctatccgcagcagtccatctgccgcgcagtcagtggggatcctgaccgcaacacactgacatgggttcggggtctgctatccccgggccacttcccatctcctcctccatgggtacctgctcctcctgagtttcgtctgctgggtcgcagatcataggctcctccgggccccaagcagcaggtaggtctgtcactctctctgggccctcggcggggggaagctcagaccgctcctcaggataccgggctctcggcaggctcggccagtcctcctcaggataccgggctctcggcaggctcggccagtcctcctcaggataccgggctctcggcaggctcaggtccgtgggagctcgggcaccagcgtctgtcctctcccgctgccggccagctactgagcgctggggcctggcctttatacttcctgtcccaccccttgacttccggggggcggggacaggccgcggtggctccgcccactctggcggcttttctggctcatcgcttcctggggcgcctggaagccaggccgccccgctacactgtcacacacgcaccagctcagaacaatgctcggtggcatcctctgcccacctggggctagtttctgggcacacgccatcatggcttgttctacacgaggcccccttacctgttgcttccagctgtcttaaatgaagagtgcatcctcacagctgtgtcaatgagattttaactccacccatcacatggtataatccagctcctagcagtgtatttatctgtcaggctgacgtcctctgagcatctctgagcatctcctgcctgtttggcttcagtcacttcaatcaaagttcattgtgaccagatgctgaacaccataaatgctaacagccaggggcaggagcaccccccccacccccccccccgaacagggaaagaacaggctaaagaacaagtcagctgggcctgatgaagttcaccctcaggcagggcttccaaatcgtgggctgtagcccaaagctgggccatgacgtagtcctggctggtccactggcaggggtgaagatgggggggaatgtgaaggggcattgcccccccccaaactgcatctttccagtcccctcctgaccatggcccttcagtgcatccccaggacacaaggccctgtctacttggccttcctgacagagcctgcgtggagagcgtgcataggggggagtttggggggcaggtttggaaacagggatgttttcagggggagggaagctgggagccgctgagatgcagctggaaggtttcctcctccctcctcagcatctggggtgcagacaggggggagggggttgctattttgcagttgggagtatcagggaccccgcccccccgtgcattaagctgtcccctccatctcggttgctggtggtgaggtgggggggtgctgttttgcagtgggggagcgggggaatcCCCCTGCgcagggcactgacctctccccttcccgcctcccatctccgctgtccgtgctgggagccacccccaccccccactctgcccattgcaggctgcgcttggtgccctccccagccagccatccctcgccaggctggagcatgacgctgcaagcggggacatcctcagcctgtcccgggcagccagctcgctcagccgttttgctgactgggggctccctgccaaacccagggttcccctgcaccattccccccaacttggggtcccacccacaccccaactccccccggaacatggctacccctccccttccaaaacaacctgaactcttcatacgccacagcccacccccgcccctccccatgagccacctggcagcagtgccctccataggaccaaactgctctccatgtcgccctcccaccccaaccccacagggccaggctggtgctctctggggctggaccccgtctgtgactggggtttcagcactcctgcttcacagatgtatacagagcactgtataaccagagttgtcataactataaagggaagggtaacagctctcctgtgtacagtactataaaatccctcctggccagagactccaaaatccttttccctgtaaagggttaagaagctcggataacctggctgacacctgacccaaaggaccaaaaaggggacaagatactttcaaatcttggtgcggggaaggcttttgtttgtgctctttgtttgggaagtcattcgctcttgggactgagagggaccagacatcaatccaggttctccacatctttctgaacaagtctctcagatttcaaacttgtaagtaaacagccaggcaaggcgtgttagtttttactttgttttctcaacatgtaaatgtaccttttactagagtgtttacctctgtttgctgtactttgaatccgatttctaacgcagcgttttgctctggcctattgctctttaagtttgattaccctgtaaagttattttccatcctgattttacagagatgttttttaccttttttctttaattaaaagccttctttttaagaacctgattgatttctccttgttttaagatccaagaggtttggaacttgatccaccaggagttggtgggaggaaggagggggatggttaattctccttgtttttagatccaagggggttggatgtgtattcaccagggaattggtgaaaggtttctcaaggcttcccagggaagggaatccacttgggaatggtggcagtggaccagatctaaggtggtagttaagcttagcagttttcatgcaggcccccacatttgtaccctaaagttcagagtggggaagcagccttgacaagagtctagtgactctctcaccctgggctctccccagtatagactctt is part of the Chrysemys picta bellii isolate R12L10 unplaced genomic scaffold, ASM1138683v2 scaf2210, whole genome shotgun sequence genome and harbors:
- the LOC135980207 gene encoding fibrinogen-like protein 1-like protein, which produces MSSSRQALPPRVVWCDMDTEGKGWTLVQRNSYNTEITWKESWSTYKYGFGNVQQDYWLGNEYLSLLTRQNIYKVRFVVEDKSNSTRYAEYDIFSVEDEPSGYLLRLGRYSGDGEDYLTTYHSGLGGIHDNMKFSTTDKDQDQASGNCASSYGGWWYDKCQNILLNGKGYIYWAGFCKSGECRSSLILVKPTDVCWVRQEEPILLGSRRR